The Denitrificimonas caeni genome has a segment encoding these proteins:
- the dfrA1 gene encoding trimethoprim-resistant dihydrofolate reductase DfrA1, which produces MKLSLMVAISKNGVIGNGPDIPWSAKGEQLLFKAITYNQWLLVGRKTFESMGALPNRKYAVVTRSSFTSDNENVLIFPSIKDALTNLKKITDHVIVSGGGEIYKSLIDQVDTLHISTIDIEPEGDVYFPEIPSNFRPVFTQDFASNINYSYQIWQKG; this is translated from the coding sequence GTGAAACTATCACTAATGGTAGCTATATCGAAGAATGGAGTTATCGGGAATGGCCCTGATATTCCATGGAGCGCCAAAGGTGAACAGCTCCTGTTTAAAGCTATTACCTATAACCAATGGCTGTTGGTTGGACGCAAGACTTTTGAATCAATGGGAGCATTACCCAACCGAAAGTATGCGGTCGTAACACGTTCAAGTTTTACATCTGACAATGAGAACGTATTGATCTTTCCATCAATTAAAGATGCTTTAACCAACCTAAAGAAAATAACGGATCATGTCATTGTTTCAGGTGGTGGGGAGATATACAAAAGCCTGATCGATCAAGTAGATACACTACATATATCTACAATAGACATCGAGCCGGAAGGTGATGTTTACTTTCCTGAAATCCCCAGCAATTTTAGGCCAGTTTTTACCCAAGACTTCGCCTCTAACATAAATTATAGTTACCAAATCTGGCAAAAGGGTTAA
- the msr(E) gene encoding ABC-F type ribosomal protection protein Msr(E): MSLIIKARNIRLDYAGRDVLDIDELEIHSYDRIGLVGDNGAGKSSLLKVLNGEIVLAEATLQRFGDFAHISQLGGIEIETVEDRAMLSRLGVSNVQNDTMSGGEETRAKIAAAFSQQVHGILADEPTSHLDLNGIDLLIGQLKAFDGALLVISHDRYFLDMVVDKIWELKDGKITEYWGGYSDYLRQKEEERQHQAVEYELMMKERERLESAVQEKRQQANRLDNKKKGEKSKNSTESAGRLGHAKMTGTKQRKLYQAAKSMEKRLAALEDIQAPEHLRSIRFRQSSALELHNKFPITADGLSLKFGSRTIFDDANFIIPLGAKVAITGSNGTGKTSLLKMISERADGLTISPKAEIGYFTQTGYKFNTHKSVLSFMQEECEYTVAEIRAVLASMGIGANDIQKNLSDLSGGEIIKLLLSKMLLGKYNILLMDEPGNYLDLKSIAALETMMKSYAGTIIFVSHDKQLVDNIADIIYEIKDHKIIKTFERDC, encoded by the coding sequence ATGAGTTTAATTATTAAAGCGAGAAACATACGCTTGGATTATGCTGGGCGTGATGTTTTGGATATTGATGAATTGGAAATTCACTCTTATGACCGTATTGGTCTTGTGGGTGATAACGGAGCAGGAAAGAGTAGTTTACTCAAAGTACTTAATGGCGAAATTGTTTTAGCCGAAGCGACATTACAGCGTTTTGGTGATTTTGCACATATCAGCCAACTGGGCGGAATCGAAATAGAAACGGTCGAAGACCGGGCAATGTTATCTCGCCTTGGTGTTTCCAATGTACAAAACGACACAATGAGTGGCGGAGAGGAAACTCGTGCAAAAATTGCTGCCGCATTTTCCCAACAAGTACATGGCATTCTAGCGGATGAACCAACCAGCCACCTTGATCTCAATGGAATAGATCTACTTATTGGTCAACTTAAAGCATTTGATGGAGCATTACTTGTTATCAGTCATGACCGATATTTTCTTGATATGGTTGTAGACAAGATATGGGAGTTAAAAGACGGTAAAATTACGGAATATTGGGGTGGTTACTCGGATTACTTGCGTCAAAAAGAAGAAGAGCGACAACACCAAGCCGTAGAATATGAGCTGATGATGAAGGAACGGGAGCGATTAGAATCTGCTGTGCAAGAAAAACGCCAGCAAGCTAATCGATTAGACAATAAGAAAAAAGGAGAAAAATCCAAAAACTCTACCGAAAGTGCTGGACGACTTGGGCATGCAAAAATGACTGGCACCAAGCAAAGAAAACTGTATCAGGCAGCTAAGAGTATGGAAAAGCGTTTGGCTGCATTAGAAGATATTCAAGCACCAGAGCATTTGCGTTCTATTCGTTTTCGTCAAAGTTCAGCCCTAGAACTGCACAATAAGTTCCCGATTACGGCAGATGGTCTGAGCTTAAAATTTGGTAGCCGTACTATCTTTGATGACGCTAACTTTATAATACCGCTTGGCGCTAAAGTCGCTATAACTGGATCGAATGGAACAGGGAAAACGTCCTTGTTAAAAATGATATCAGAACGTGCTGATGGATTAACCATATCTCCAAAAGCTGAAATTGGCTACTTTACACAAACAGGATATAAATTTAACACGCATAAATCTGTGCTCTCCTTTATGCAGGAAGAGTGCGAGTACACAGTTGCGGAAATTCGTGCAGTATTGGCTTCAATGGGGATCGGAGCGAATGATATTCAAAAAAACTTATCCGACTTATCGGGAGGTGAAATCATCAAACTGCTTTTATCCAAAATGCTTTTAGGAAAATATAATATTTTGCTTATGGATGAACCAGGAAACTATCTTGACCTAAAAAGTATTGCCGCATTAGAAACAATGATGAAGTCCTATGCAGGAACTATTATCTTCGTATCTCATGACAAGCAATTGGTCGATAATATTGCTGACATTATCTACGAGATCAAAGACCACAAAATCATCAAGACTTTTGAGAGAGATTGTTAA
- a CDS encoding IS91-like element ISVsa3 family transposase, producing MPHVAARTASRDRDTGRYQSHRPEQTLLYQIVDEYYPAFAALMAEQGKELPGYVQREFEEFLQCGRLEHGFLRVRCESCHAEHLVAFSCKRRGFCPSCGARRMAESAALLVDEVLPEQPMRQWVLSFPFQLRFLFASRPEIMGWVLGIVYRVIATHLVKKAGHTHQVAKTGAVTLIQRFGSALNLNVHFHMLFLDGVYVEQSHGSARFRWVKAPTSPELTQLTHTIAHRVGRYLERQGLLERDVENSYLASDAVDDDPMTPLLGHSITYRIAVGSQAGRKVFTLQTLPTSGDPFGDGIGKVAGSSLHAGVAARADERKKLERLCRYISRPAVSEKRLSLTRGGNVRYQLKTPYRDGTTHVIFEPLDFIARLAALVPKPRVNLTRFHGVFAPNSRHRALVTPAKRGRGNKVRVADEPATPAQRRASMTWAQRLKRVFNIDIETCSGCGGAMKVIACIEDPIVIKQILDHLKHKAETSGTRALPESRAPPAELLLGLFD from the coding sequence ATGCCTCATGTGGCGGCCAGGACGGCCAGCCGGGATCGGGATACTGGTCGTTACCAGAGCCACCGACCCGAGCAAACCCTTCTCTATCAGATCGTTGACGAGTATTACCCGGCATTCGCTGCGCTTATGGCAGAGCAGGGAAAGGAATTGCCGGGCTATGTGCAACGGGAATTTGAAGAATTTCTCCAATGCGGGCGGCTGGAGCATGGCTTTCTACGGGTTCGCTGCGAGTCTTGCCACGCCGAGCACCTGGTCGCTTTCAGCTGTAAGCGTCGCGGTTTCTGCCCGAGCTGTGGGGCGCGGCGGATGGCCGAAAGTGCCGCCTTGCTGGTTGATGAAGTACTGCCTGAACAACCCATGCGTCAGTGGGTGTTGAGCTTCCCGTTTCAGCTGCGTTTCCTGTTTGCCAGCCGGCCCGAGATCATGGGGTGGGTGCTGGGCATCGTTTACCGCGTCATTGCCACGCACCTGGTCAAGAAAGCGGGCCATACCCACCAAGTGGCCAAGACGGGCGCGGTCACCCTGATCCAGCGTTTTGGATCGGCGCTCAATCTGAATGTTCACTTCCACATGCTGTTTCTCGACGGTGTGTATGTCGAGCAATCCCACGGCTCAGCGCGTTTCCGCTGGGTCAAGGCGCCGACCAGCCCAGAGCTCACCCAGCTGACGCACACCATCGCCCACCGGGTGGGTCGCTATCTGGAACGGCAAGGCCTGCTGGAACGGGATGTCGAAAACAGCTATCTGGCCTCGGATGCGGTGGATGACGACCCGATGACACCCCTGCTGGGGCACTCGATCACTTACCGTATCGCTGTCGGTTCACAGGCGGGGCGAAAGGTGTTCACTTTGCAAACTCTGCCGACCAGTGGTGATCCGTTCGGTGACGGGATTGGCAAGGTAGCCGGGTCCAGCCTGCACGCCGGCGTGGCGGCCAGGGCCGATGAACGCAAGAAGCTCGAACGGCTGTGCCGGTACATCAGCCGCCCGGCGGTATCCGAGAAGCGGCTGTCGTTAACACGAGGCGGCAACGTGCGCTACCAGCTCAAGACGCCGTACCGGGACGGCACCACGCACGTCATTTTCGAACCATTGGATTTCATTGCAAGGCTGGCCGCCCTGGTACCGAAGCCCAGAGTCAACCTAACCCGCTTCCACGGGGTGTTCGCACCCAACAGTCGGCACCGGGCGTTGGTCACGCCGGCAAAACGGGGCAGGGGCAACAAGGTCAGGGTGGCTGATGAACCGGCAACACCAGCACAACGGCGAGCGTCGATGACATGGGCGCAACGGCTCAAGCGTGTTTTCAATATCGACATCGAGACCTGCAGCGGCTGCGGCGGCGCCATGAAAGTCATCGCCTGCATTGAAGACCCTATAGTGATCAAGCAGATCCTTGATCACCTGAAGCACAAAGCCGAAACCAGCGGGACCAGGGCGTTACCCGAAAGCCGGGCGCCACCGGCTGAGCTGCTCCTGGGTCTGTTTGACTGA
- a CDS encoding OXA-1 family oxacillin-hydrolyzing class D beta-lactamase OXA-4, which produces MKNTIHINFAIFLIIANIIYSSASASTDISTVASPLFEGTEGCFLLYDVSTNAEIAQFNKAKCATQMAPDSTFKIALSLMAFDAEIIDQKTIFKWDKTPKGMEIWNSNHTPKTWMQFSVVWVSQEITQKIGLNKIKNYLKDFDYGNQDFSGDKERNNGLTEAWLESSLKISPEEQIQFLRKIINHNLPVKNSAIENTIENMYLQDLENSTKLYGKTGAGFTANRTLQNGWFEGFIISKSGHKYVFVSALTGNLGSNLTSSIKAKKNAITILNTLNL; this is translated from the coding sequence ATGAAAAACACAATACATATCAACTTCGCTATTTTTTTAATAATTGCAAATATTATCTACAGCAGCGCCAGTGCATCAACAGATATCTCTACTGTTGCATCTCCATTATTTGAAGGAACTGAAGGTTGTTTTTTACTTTACGATGTATCCACAAACGCTGAAATTGCTCAATTCAATAAAGCAAAGTGTGCAACGCAAATGGCACCAGATTCAACTTTCAAGATCGCATTATCACTTATGGCATTTGATGCGGAAATAATAGATCAGAAAACCATATTCAAATGGGATAAAACCCCCAAAGGAATGGAGATCTGGAACAGCAATCATACACCAAAGACGTGGATGCAATTTTCTGTTGTTTGGGTTTCGCAAGAAATAACCCAAAAAATTGGATTAAATAAAATCAAGAATTATCTCAAAGATTTTGATTATGGAAATCAAGACTTCTCTGGAGATAAAGAAAGAAACAACGGATTAACAGAAGCATGGCTCGAAAGTAGCTTAAAAATTTCACCAGAAGAACAAATTCAATTCCTGCGTAAAATTATTAATCACAATCTCCCAGTTAAAAACTCAGCCATAGAAAACACCATAGAGAACATGTATCTACAAGATCTGGAGAATAGTACAAAACTGTATGGGAAAACTGGTGCAGGATTCACAGCAAATAGAACCTTACAAAACGGATGGTTTGAAGGGTTTATTATAAGCAAATCAGGACATAAATATGTTTTTGTGTCCGCACTTACAGGAAACTTGGGGTCGAATTTAACATCAAGCATAAAAGCCAAGAAAAATGCGATCACCATTCTAAACACACTAAATTTATAA
- a CDS encoding IS6-like element IS26 family transposase — translation MNPFKGRHFQRDIILWAVRWYCKYGISYRELQEMLAERGVNVDHSTIYRWVQRYAPEMEKRLRWYWRNPSDLCPWHMDETYVKVNGRWAYLYRAVDSRGRTVDFYLSSRRNSKAAYRFLGKILNNVKKWQIPRFINTDKAPAYGRALALLKREGRCPSDVEHRQIKYRNNVIECDHGKLKRIIGATLGFKSMKTAYATIKGIEVMRALRKGQASAFYYGDPLGEMRLVSRVFEM, via the coding sequence ATGAACCCATTCAAAGGCCGGCATTTTCAGCGTGACATCATTCTGTGGGCCGTACGCTGGTACTGCAAATACGGCATCAGTTACCGTGAGCTGCAGGAGATGCTGGCTGAACGCGGAGTGAATGTCGATCACTCCACGATTTACCGCTGGGTTCAGCGTTATGCGCCTGAAATGGAAAAACGGCTGCGCTGGTACTGGCGTAACCCTTCCGATCTTTGCCCGTGGCACATGGATGAAACCTACGTGAAGGTCAATGGCCGCTGGGCGTATCTGTACCGGGCCGTCGACAGCCGGGGCCGCACTGTCGATTTTTATCTCTCCTCCCGTCGTAACAGCAAAGCTGCATACCGGTTTCTGGGTAAAATCCTCAACAACGTGAAGAAGTGGCAGATCCCGCGATTCATCAACACGGATAAAGCGCCCGCCTATGGTCGCGCGCTTGCTCTGCTCAAACGCGAAGGCCGGTGCCCGTCTGACGTTGAACACCGACAGATTAAGTACCGGAACAACGTGATTGAATGCGATCATGGCAAACTGAAACGGATAATCGGCGCCACGCTGGGATTTAAATCCATGAAGACGGCTTACGCCACCATCAAAGGTATTGAGGTGATGCGTGCACTACGCAAAGGCCAGGCCTCAGCATTTTATTATGGTGATCCCCTGGGCGAAATGCGCCTGGTAAGCAGAGTTTTTGAAATGTAA
- the aadB gene encoding aminoglycoside nucleotidyltransferase ANT(2'')-Ia — protein sequence MAATQVTLIHKILAAADERNLPLWIGGGWAIDARLGRVTRKHDDIDLTFPGERRGELEAIVEMLGGRVMEELDYGFLAEIGDELLDCEPAWWADEAYEIAEAPQGSCPEAAEGVIAGRPVRCNSWEAIIWDYFYYADEVPPVDWPTKHIESYRLACTSLGAEKVEVLRAAFRSRYAA from the coding sequence GTGGCAGCAACGCAGGTCACATTGATACACAAAATTCTAGCTGCGGCAGATGAGCGAAATCTGCCGCTCTGGATCGGTGGGGGCTGGGCGATCGATGCACGGCTAGGGCGTGTAACACGCAAGCACGATGATATTGATCTGACGTTTCCCGGCGAGAGGCGCGGCGAGCTCGAGGCAATAGTTGAAATGCTCGGCGGGCGCGTCATGGAGGAGTTGGACTATGGATTCTTAGCGGAGATCGGGGATGAGTTACTTGACTGCGAACCTGCTTGGTGGGCAGACGAAGCGTATGAAATCGCGGAGGCTCCGCAGGGCTCGTGCCCAGAGGCGGCTGAGGGCGTCATCGCCGGGCGGCCAGTCCGTTGTAACAGCTGGGAGGCGATCATCTGGGATTACTTTTACTATGCCGATGAAGTACCACCAGTGGACTGGCCTACAAAGCACATAGAGTCCTACAGGCTCGCATGCACCTCACTCGGGGCGGAAAAGGTTGAGGTCTTGCGTGCCGCTTTCAGGTCGCGATATGCGGCCTAA
- the aph(3')-XV gene encoding aminoglycoside O-phosphotransferase APH(3')-XV — MTVALDEVSELKNLLSPLLDECTFEEVEYGQSDARVIRVLFPDRNTAYLKYASGSSAQEILQEHQRTRWLRTRALVPEVISYVSTSTVTILLTKALIGHNAADAADADPVIVVAEMARALRDLHSISPDDCPFDERLHLRLKLASGRLEAGLVDEEDFDHARQGMLARDVYEQLFIQMPGAEQLVVTHGDACPENFIFQGNAFVGFIDCGRVGLADKYQDLALASRNIDAVFGPELTNQFFIEYGEPNPNIAKIEYYRILDEFF, encoded by the coding sequence ATGACAGTCGCCCTCGACGAAGTATCTGAACTAAAGAATTTGCTTTCACCCTTGTTGGATGAATGCACTTTTGAAGAAGTTGAGTATGGTCAGTCAGATGCTCGAGTGATTCGAGTTCTATTTCCTGATCGCAATACCGCGTATCTAAAGTACGCCTCCGGATCTTCTGCTCAAGAAATTCTTCAAGAGCATCAGCGCACTAGATGGCTCAGAACACGAGCTCTCGTACCGGAAGTGATCTCATATGTCTCGACTTCAACTGTCACCATCCTGTTGACAAAAGCATTGATTGGCCACAATGCCGCTGACGCCGCAGATGCAGATCCAGTTATTGTTGTTGCAGAGATGGCACGAGCGTTACGCGACCTCCATTCGATCTCGCCTGACGATTGCCCATTCGACGAAAGGCTCCACCTGCGACTGAAGCTGGCTTCGGGCCGTTTGGAAGCCGGGTTAGTTGATGAGGAGGACTTTGATCACGCAAGGCAAGGCATGCTGGCGCGGGATGTTTACGAGCAACTTTTTATACAAATGCCTGGAGCGGAGCAGCTGGTAGTCACACATGGCGACGCCTGTCCCGAGAACTTCATCTTCCAAGGTAATGCCTTCGTCGGCTTCATAGACTGCGGTCGGGTCGGGCTTGCCGATAAGTATCAAGACCTGGCGCTTGCATCGAGAAACATTGACGCGGTATTTGGACCAGAACTCACTAACCAGTTCTTCATCGAGTATGGAGAGCCAAATCCGAACATAGCTAAGATTGAGTACTACCGGATCTTGGATGAGTTCTTCTAA
- a CDS encoding IS6-like element IS6100 family transposase — protein MTDFKWRHFQGDVILWAVRWYCRYPISYRDLEEMLAERGISVDHTTIYRWVQCYAPEMEKRLRWFWRRGFDPSWRLDETYVKVRGKWTYLYRAVDKRGDTIDFYLSPTRSAKAAKRFLGKALRGLKHWEKPATLNTDKAPSYGAAITELKREGKLDRETAHRQVKYLNNVIEADHGKLKILIKPVRGFKSIPTAYATIKGFEVMRALRKGQARPWCLQPGIRGEVRLVERAFGIGPSALTEAMGMLNHHFAAAA, from the coding sequence ATGACGGATTTCAAGTGGCGCCATTTCCAGGGTGATGTGATCCTGTGGGCGGTGCGCTGGTATTGTCGCTATCCGATCAGCTATCGCGACCTTGAGGAAATGCTGGCGGAACGCGGCATTTCGGTCGACCATACGACGATCTATCGCTGGGTCCAGTGCTACGCCCCGGAGATGGAGAAGCGGCTGCGCTGGTTCTGGCGGCGTGGCTTTGATCCGAGCTGGCGCCTGGATGAAACCTACGTCAAGGTGCGGGGCAAGTGGACCTACCTGTACCGGGCAGTCGACAAGCGGGGCGACACGATCGATTTCTACCTGTCGCCGACCCGCAGCGCCAAGGCAGCGAAGCGGTTCCTGGGCAAGGCCCTGCGAGGCCTGAAGCACTGGGAAAAGCCTGCCACGCTCAATACCGACAAAGCGCCGAGCTATGGTGCAGCGATCACCGAATTGAAGCGCGAAGGAAAGCTGGACCGGGAGACGGCCCACCGGCAGGTGAAGTATCTCAATAACGTGATCGAGGCCGATCACGGAAAGCTCAAGATACTGATCAAGCCGGTGCGCGGTTTCAAATCGATCCCCACGGCCTATGCCACGATCAAGGGATTCGAAGTCATGCGAGCCCTGCGCAAAGGACAGGCTCGCCCCTGGTGCCTGCAGCCCGGCATCAGGGGCGAGGTGCGCCTTGTGGAGAGAGCTTTTGGCATTGGGCCCTCGGCGCTGACGGAGGCCATGGGCATGCTCAACCACCATTTCGCAGCAGCCGCCTGA
- a CDS encoding Mph(E) family macrolide 2'-phosphotransferase, with the protein MTIQDIQSLAEAHGLLLTDKMNFNEMGIDFKVVFALDTKGQQWLLRIPRRDGMREQIKKEKRILELVKKHLSVEVPDWRISSTELVAYPILKDNPVLNLDAETYEIIWNMDKDSPKYITSLAKTLFEIHSIPEKEVRENDLKIMKPSDLRPEIANNLQLVKSEIGISEQLETRYRKWLDNDVLWADFTQFIHGDLYAGHVLASKDGAVSGVIDWSTAHIDDPAIDFAGHVTLFGEESLKTLIIEYEKLGGKVWNKLYEQTLERAAASPLMYGLFALETQNESLIVGAKAQLGVI; encoded by the coding sequence ATGACAATTCAAGATATTCAATCACTTGCTGAAGCACACGGCTTGTTGCTTACGGACAAAATGAATTTCAATGAAATGGGCATTGATTTTAAGGTCGTTTTTGCTCTTGATACAAAGGGGCAACAATGGTTGCTGCGTATTCCTCGTCGTGATGGCATGAGGGAACAAATCAAGAAAGAAAAACGCATTTTAGAATTGGTAAAAAAACATCTTTCTGTAGAGGTTCCTGATTGGAGAATTTCATCTACAGAATTAGTGGCTTATCCCATACTTAAAGATAATCCTGTTTTAAATTTGGATGCTGAAACCTATGAAATAATTTGGAATATGGACAAAGATAGCCCGAAATACATAACATCTTTGGCAAAAACCTTATTTGAAATCCATAGTATTCCTGAAAAAGAAGTTCGGGAAAATGATTTGAAAATTATGAAACCTTCAGATTTAAGACCTGAAATAGCAAACAATTTGCAGTTAGTAAAATCTGAAATTGGTATAAGTGAGCAATTGGAAACCCGCTACAGAAAATGGTTGGATAATGATGTTCTATGGGCAGATTTCACCCAATTTATACATGGCGATTTATATGCTGGGCATGTACTAGCTTCAAAGGATGGAGCTGTTTCAGGCGTTATTGATTGGTCAACAGCCCATATAGATGACCCAGCGATTGATTTTGCTGGGCATGTAACTTTGTTTGGAGAAGAAAGCCTCAAAACTCTAATCATCGAGTATGAAAAACTAGGGGGTAAAGTTTGGAATAAACTATATGAACAGACTTTAGAAAGAGCAGCGGCCTCTCCTTTGATGTATGGTTTATTTGCCTTAGAAACTCAAAATGAAAGCCTTATCGTTGGAGCAAAAGCTCAGTTGGGAGTTATATAA